A single region of the Terriglobales bacterium genome encodes:
- a CDS encoding serine hydrolase domain-containing protein: MSRAILQPQLSVAGQDQRFARAFAVINGAIAARAFPGAAVAVVHAGRMVALRGFGRFTYADDARRVGAETMYDLASVSKVVATTAMAMLLYERGLLDLDVAVRAVVPEFADVADPRRDRVTVRMLLAHSSGLPAYARLFEQARSRETLLEAAYKLPLEADPGTRAEYSDIGFIILGEILARVAGEGPAENALSSFCRREVFGPLGMTKTLFRPAEQMCQQFPPTVEDLDFRHRVVQGEVDDENAWVMGGVAGHAGVFSSAGDVAHFAHVLLEGGSPLVRRETLELFTRRQASPAGTTRALGWDTPSRPVSQSGKYFSERAFGHLGYTGTSLWIDPERRLAVALLTNRTWPDRSSQAIKQVRPAFHDAVVEALA, encoded by the coding sequence ATGTCGCGCGCCATCTTGCAGCCACAACTGAGCGTTGCCGGGCAGGACCAGCGCTTCGCCCGCGCCTTCGCCGTGATCAACGGCGCGATCGCCGCACGCGCCTTTCCGGGGGCCGCCGTCGCGGTGGTGCACGCGGGCCGAATGGTGGCGCTGCGCGGCTTTGGAAGGTTTACCTACGCCGATGACGCCCGGCGGGTCGGGGCTGAGACGATGTACGATCTGGCGTCGGTCAGCAAAGTGGTGGCGACGACCGCCATGGCGATGCTGCTCTACGAGCGCGGCCTACTGGACCTCGACGTGGCGGTGCGCGCCGTGGTCCCGGAATTTGCGGATGTCGCCGATCCCAGGCGCGACCGGGTAACGGTGCGCATGCTGCTGGCGCATTCCTCCGGACTTCCGGCGTATGCGCGCCTGTTCGAACAGGCGCGCTCACGCGAAACCTTGCTGGAGGCGGCCTACAAGTTGCCGCTGGAAGCCGATCCCGGCACGCGCGCCGAGTACAGCGACATTGGCTTCATCATTCTGGGGGAAATACTGGCGCGTGTTGCCGGCGAAGGGCCCGCGGAAAATGCCCTGAGCAGCTTCTGCCGCCGCGAGGTCTTTGGGCCGCTCGGCATGACCAAGACGTTGTTTCGCCCGGCCGAGCAGATGTGTCAGCAATTCCCTCCCACGGTGGAGGACCTCGATTTCCGGCATAGGGTGGTACAGGGCGAGGTCGACGACGAGAATGCGTGGGTGATGGGCGGCGTGGCGGGACACGCCGGAGTATTCTCGAGTGCCGGCGACGTGGCCCACTTCGCGCACGTCCTGCTGGAAGGAGGATCGCCGCTGGTGCGCCGAGAAACCCTCGAACTGTTCACGCGACGGCAAGCCTCGCCCGCAGGCACGACGCGCGCGCTTGGCTGGGACACGCCCTCGCGGCCGGTTTCGCAGTCGGGAAAGTATTTTTCCGAACGCGCATTCGGACACCTGGGTTACACCGGCACGTCGCTGTGGATCGATCCCGAGCGCCGGCTGGCGGTGGCGCTGCTGACCAACCGGACCTGGCCTGACCGCAGTTCGCAGGCGATCAAGCAGGTGCGTCCGGCCTTTCACGACGCGGTAGTGGAGGCGCTGGCATGA
- a CDS encoding TonB-dependent receptor → MSRRTRFTGTRRFVSLIVALALVVGISAVGAFAQRLDGTLTGVVDDSTGAVLQGAKVTATNDGTGIKNVTETTSSGTYNFPNLLSGTYTVTVEKSGFKRYVRRNVVVRSNLVTEANARMEVGGNETTVEVTAGAEVVQTTSSTLAANFDSNMVVNLPIPTALGTNGALNLATFAPGTTTQGGGVLGTGGSIGGVRPRFNNFTVDGVDDNRVDITGPQSNVIPDAIAEFNLITNQFSAEYGHSAGGQFATVTKSGTNNWHGTASWTTNNRNFNAFDNIQKGACPSTGPCEKPRTDFNVGSGTVGGPIIKNKLFIFGAYQRTFAGFSGTSASMGAPNASGLQNLNALAEDQAVKDILAQFPNATGTVGTTNVTNTRTGVTLPVQIGTFNALLPAFYNEHDYHINGDLNIGKHQFRTRYLYNRQRQPDIFGQPSQFIGSQFFNVHKATVTDVWAITDRFINDVRASYTRQFNGFAVPSPFENFPNVQINDPALSNFLIGPDGNAPQGGGQNVYQLLDQMSYIKGHHSLKWGAESRRWIAPAVFLPRARGEWQYSTLGNLINDTVPIDFAKRGAGSGQTDGNQTAAFGFVQDDWKITPRVTVNLGIRYEWFGIPNMARTQALNAISTLPNSPFNFRVPVSDTNNWAPRFGFAWDVFGDGKTALRGGFGVSYDVFPQNFPSLQLPPQLQSEQDPDITCSLPGRPSWCANYNSTTYAQGGQTGRGFLQNGGLLQVNIVCATQADCRNNTQGIMNDLQMPKVFNWTLGVQRQVWKNASIEARYLGTRGVELLTQTQLNAQTAFAAGGTPIPTFLSTAAVPTTFPAGAPTLAAVSAFSVRPYPQFAGPVTGFLNNAYSIYHGASADFVQRMTHGLSLRANYTWAHTIDTGTNELFSSLVNPRRGEDGQNIQHERGRSVLDIRHKGAITWVYEFRKMNTSNPLMKALLDGWEWNGTYLIQTGQPVNARSATDTNLNKDSAGDRAILNPAGDPFKSTDVNLVCWNGTTRSIVSPGTGCAGGAAQVVGYVAVDPTAGFVRARAGTLTNTGRNTLTSDGRNNWDMSFFKNYHFGETKNLQFRAEFFNIFNHRQYSFANPGVFAIAGIDSSAIDAESFVDVNGNPNFRNPKQLNGGSRNIQFGLKFIF, encoded by the coding sequence ATGAGCAGACGCACCCGGTTTACCGGGACAAGGCGATTTGTTTCCCTGATTGTCGCCCTGGCCCTCGTAGTCGGGATTTCGGCGGTCGGAGCATTTGCCCAACGCCTGGACGGTACGCTGACAGGCGTGGTCGATGACTCGACCGGCGCGGTACTTCAGGGAGCCAAGGTAACGGCCACCAACGATGGAACCGGCATCAAGAACGTGACCGAGACCACCAGCTCTGGTACCTACAACTTTCCTAACCTGCTAAGCGGCACCTACACCGTTACAGTGGAGAAGAGCGGATTCAAGCGGTACGTCCGCCGGAACGTTGTGGTCCGTTCGAACCTGGTGACGGAAGCCAACGCCCGCATGGAAGTTGGCGGCAACGAAACCACAGTTGAAGTCACGGCCGGCGCCGAGGTGGTGCAGACCACCAGCTCGACCCTGGCGGCCAACTTCGACAGCAACATGGTTGTGAACCTGCCGATTCCCACCGCGCTGGGCACGAACGGCGCGTTGAACCTGGCGACGTTCGCCCCCGGCACCACAACGCAGGGTGGCGGCGTTCTGGGCACCGGTGGTTCGATCGGCGGCGTTCGCCCGCGCTTCAACAACTTCACGGTTGATGGCGTGGACGACAACCGCGTGGACATCACCGGTCCGCAGTCGAACGTAATTCCTGACGCGATTGCCGAATTCAACCTGATCACCAACCAGTTCAGCGCCGAGTACGGCCACTCGGCCGGCGGCCAGTTCGCTACCGTTACCAAGTCGGGAACGAACAACTGGCACGGCACCGCCTCGTGGACCACGAACAACCGCAACTTCAATGCCTTCGACAACATTCAGAAGGGTGCTTGCCCCTCGACCGGTCCCTGCGAGAAGCCTCGCACGGACTTCAACGTGGGCAGCGGCACCGTCGGCGGCCCCATCATCAAGAACAAGCTGTTCATCTTCGGCGCCTACCAGCGCACGTTCGCCGGCTTCAGCGGCACGTCCGCCTCGATGGGCGCTCCCAACGCATCGGGCCTTCAGAACCTGAACGCGCTCGCCGAAGACCAGGCTGTGAAAGACATCCTGGCGCAGTTCCCGAATGCTACCGGCACGGTGGGCACTACCAACGTGACCAACACTCGTACCGGCGTCACTCTGCCGGTGCAGATTGGCACGTTCAACGCGCTGCTGCCTGCCTTCTACAACGAGCACGACTACCACATCAACGGCGACCTGAATATCGGTAAGCACCAGTTCCGCACGCGCTACCTCTATAACCGGCAGCGCCAGCCCGATATCTTCGGTCAGCCCTCGCAGTTCATCGGTTCCCAGTTCTTCAACGTTCACAAGGCGACCGTTACCGACGTGTGGGCCATCACGGACCGCTTTATCAACGACGTCCGTGCCAGCTACACCCGCCAGTTCAACGGCTTCGCTGTTCCCAGCCCGTTTGAGAACTTCCCCAACGTGCAGATCAACGATCCCGCGTTGTCGAACTTCCTGATCGGTCCGGACGGCAACGCCCCGCAGGGCGGCGGCCAGAACGTGTACCAGCTGCTCGACCAGATGTCCTACATCAAGGGTCATCACTCCTTAAAGTGGGGCGCCGAGTCGCGCCGCTGGATCGCGCCGGCCGTGTTCCTGCCCCGCGCCCGCGGCGAGTGGCAGTACTCGACGCTGGGTAATCTGATCAACGACACGGTGCCGATCGACTTCGCCAAGCGCGGAGCCGGCAGCGGCCAGACCGACGGCAATCAGACGGCCGCCTTCGGCTTCGTCCAGGATGACTGGAAGATCACGCCGCGCGTCACCGTGAACCTGGGTATCCGTTACGAGTGGTTCGGCATTCCGAACATGGCGCGCACGCAAGCGCTCAACGCCATCTCGACCCTGCCGAATTCACCGTTCAACTTCCGCGTGCCGGTTTCCGACACCAACAACTGGGCGCCCCGCTTCGGGTTCGCCTGGGACGTGTTCGGCGACGGCAAGACGGCCCTGCGCGGCGGCTTCGGCGTTTCTTACGACGTCTTCCCGCAGAACTTCCCGTCACTCCAGTTGCCTCCGCAGTTGCAGTCCGAGCAGGATCCGGACATCACCTGCAGCCTTCCTGGCCGTCCGTCGTGGTGCGCCAACTACAACTCCACGACGTATGCGCAAGGCGGTCAGACGGGACGCGGCTTCCTCCAGAACGGCGGTCTGCTGCAGGTCAACATCGTCTGCGCCACCCAGGCGGATTGCCGCAACAACACCCAGGGCATCATGAACGACCTCCAGATGCCGAAGGTGTTCAACTGGACGCTGGGTGTTCAGCGCCAGGTCTGGAAGAACGCCAGCATCGAAGCCCGGTATCTTGGTACTCGCGGCGTCGAGCTGCTGACCCAGACGCAGTTGAACGCGCAAACCGCATTCGCTGCCGGGGGGACGCCGATCCCGACGTTCCTGAGCACGGCTGCTGTGCCCACCACGTTCCCGGCCGGAGCACCGACGCTGGCGGCAGTGAGCGCCTTCTCGGTGCGTCCGTATCCGCAGTTTGCAGGTCCGGTGACCGGCTTCCTCAACAACGCGTACAGCATCTACCACGGCGCATCGGCTGACTTCGTTCAGCGCATGACGCATGGTCTCTCGCTGCGCGCCAACTACACCTGGGCCCACACCATCGACACGGGCACCAACGAACTGTTCAGCTCGCTGGTCAACCCGCGTCGTGGTGAAGACGGGCAGAACATCCAGCACGAGCGTGGCCGCTCGGTGCTCGATATCCGCCACAAGGGCGCCATCACCTGGGTGTATGAATTCCGCAAGATGAACACCAGCAACCCGCTGATGAAGGCCCTGCTGGACGGCTGGGAGTGGAACGGTACCTACCTCATCCAGACCGGTCAGCCGGTCAACGCTCGCTCGGCAACGGACACCAACCTGAACAAGGACTCCGCGGGTGACCGCGCCATCCTGAATCCGGCTGGCGATCCGTTCAAGTCGACCGACGTCAACCTGGTCTGCTGGAACGGCACCACGCGGTCCATCGTGTCGCCCGGCACCGGTTGCGCCGGCGGCGCGGCGCAGGTTGTGGGTTATGTGGCAGTGGATCCGACGGCCGGCTTCGTCCGTGCCCGGGCGGGTACTCTGACCAACACCGGCCGCAACACGCTCACCAGCGATGGCCGCAACAACTGGGACATGAGCTTCTTCAAGAACTATCACTTCGGTGAAACGAAGAACCTCCAGTTCCGGGCGGAATTCTTCAACATCTTCAACCACCGCCAGTACAGCTTCGCCAACCCGGGCGTGTTCGCCATCGCGGGCATCGACTCTTCGGCTATCGACGCCGAGAGCTTCGTGGACGTGAACGGCAACCCGAACTTCCGTAACCCGAAGCAGCTGAACGGTGGCTCGCGCAACATCCAGTTCGGGCTGAAGTTCATCTTCTAA
- the murA gene encoding UDP-N-acetylglucosamine 1-carboxyvinyltransferase, with amino-acid sequence MDKFVIRGGNPLIGTIRVSGAKNAALPAMAAAILSDEPVVLENIPDVNDIRTERRLLVALGAEVELGYGRAHHRTTIQCRKLKEDAEAAYEIVKTMRASTLVLGPLVARMKRARVSLPGGCAIGARPIDLHIKGLEKLGATITQQHGYIEAYAERLRGGHIVFDKITVTGTEDLMMAATLADGETVMENCAREPEVSDLAALLNKMGARVEGAGTSTIRIKGVDRLGGAKHRIIPDRIEAGTFVVAGALTGGDLMVAGCEPRHLGALLQKLEEVGVKIRPGGPDTIRVSSDGGLKGSDIVTEEYPGFPTDMQAQYMALATQAEGTSVITENIFENRFMHALELVRMNADIRIEGRRAVVRGRTPLSSAAVLASDLRASASLVLAALVADGETIIDRVYHIDRGYERIEEKLKGVGAQMKRIGEMLPKRSAVPVA; translated from the coding sequence ATGGATAAGTTCGTCATCCGGGGCGGCAACCCGCTGATCGGCACCATTCGCGTCTCGGGCGCGAAGAATGCGGCGCTGCCGGCGATGGCAGCCGCCATTTTGAGCGATGAGCCGGTGGTGCTGGAAAACATTCCCGACGTGAACGACATTCGCACCGAGCGACGCCTGCTGGTTGCGCTGGGCGCCGAAGTCGAGCTCGGATACGGACGCGCGCACCATCGCACGACCATCCAGTGCCGCAAGCTGAAAGAAGACGCGGAGGCAGCGTACGAGATCGTGAAGACGATGCGCGCTTCGACGCTCGTCCTCGGGCCGCTGGTGGCGCGCATGAAGCGGGCGCGCGTCTCGCTGCCCGGCGGATGCGCCATCGGAGCGCGGCCGATTGATTTGCACATCAAGGGCCTGGAAAAGCTGGGCGCGACGATCACACAACAGCACGGATACATCGAAGCGTATGCCGAGCGGCTGCGGGGCGGTCACATCGTTTTCGACAAGATCACCGTGACCGGCACCGAGGACCTGATGATGGCGGCCACGCTCGCCGACGGCGAAACCGTGATGGAAAACTGCGCGCGCGAGCCTGAAGTCTCAGACCTGGCGGCGCTGCTGAACAAGATGGGCGCCAGGGTCGAGGGCGCGGGGACGTCGACCATCCGCATCAAGGGCGTGGATCGGCTGGGCGGCGCCAAGCACCGGATCATTCCCGATCGGATCGAAGCGGGAACGTTCGTCGTCGCCGGCGCGCTCACCGGCGGCGACCTGATGGTGGCCGGCTGTGAGCCGCGGCATTTGGGCGCGCTGCTTCAAAAGCTGGAGGAAGTCGGCGTGAAGATCCGTCCGGGCGGGCCCGACACGATTCGCGTTTCCTCCGACGGCGGCCTGAAAGGCAGCGACATTGTGACCGAGGAGTATCCCGGCTTCCCCACCGACATGCAGGCGCAGTACATGGCGCTGGCGACGCAGGCGGAGGGCACGTCGGTGATCACGGAGAACATCTTCGAGAACCGCTTCATGCACGCGCTTGAGCTGGTGCGCATGAATGCCGACATCCGGATCGAAGGGCGCCGCGCCGTGGTGCGTGGACGCACGCCGCTCAGCTCCGCCGCCGTGCTGGCTTCCGACCTGCGCGCCTCCGCCAGCCTGGTGCTGGCCGCGCTGGTGGCCGACGGCGAGACCATCATTGACCGCGTCTATCACATTGACCGCGGCTACGAGCGCATCGAGGAAAAACTGAAGGGCGTGGGCGCGCAGATGAAGCGCATCGGGGAAATGCTGCCCAAGCGGAGTGCGGTGCCAGTGGCGTAG
- the murQ gene encoding N-acetylmuramic acid 6-phosphate etherase has protein sequence MTVKAGRAMGAPEVRGLTTESQNRASAELDTRPALEIARIINAEDAKVAAAVEQALPEIAQAIDWIADAIGRGGRLIYVGAGTSGRIAALDASECPPTFGADPKTVRYVMAGGEKALGRAAEFNEDSRRHGERDLARLKPNKKDVVVGVAASGRTPYTVAAVEYARRKGARTVAVVCNRDSQLERAAELAIVAEVGPEVVSGSTRMKAGTAQKLVLNMLSTGAMTRLGYVYGNLMVNVRLKNRKLVERGIGILERALGVDRAVAERAIAESGQSVPVALVMLKAGVSRREAEKRLKAAKGNVRQAMG, from the coding sequence ATGACGGTCAAGGCGGGTCGCGCGATGGGCGCTCCCGAAGTGCGTGGACTGACGACGGAGTCGCAGAACCGGGCGTCGGCTGAACTGGACACCAGACCGGCGCTGGAGATTGCGCGCATCATCAACGCGGAAGACGCGAAGGTCGCGGCCGCCGTGGAACAAGCATTGCCTGAGATTGCGCAGGCGATTGACTGGATCGCCGACGCCATCGGCCGCGGCGGGCGCCTGATCTACGTGGGCGCGGGGACCAGCGGACGGATCGCCGCGCTCGACGCTTCCGAGTGCCCGCCGACGTTTGGCGCCGATCCTAAGACGGTGCGGTACGTGATGGCGGGCGGCGAAAAGGCGCTGGGTCGCGCCGCTGAGTTCAACGAAGACTCGCGCCGCCATGGCGAGCGCGACCTGGCGCGACTGAAACCCAATAAGAAGGATGTGGTGGTGGGCGTCGCCGCCAGCGGACGCACGCCTTATACGGTGGCGGCGGTGGAGTACGCGCGCCGCAAGGGCGCGCGGACCGTTGCCGTTGTCTGCAATCGAGATTCGCAGCTGGAGCGAGCGGCGGAATTGGCAATTGTGGCGGAGGTCGGACCCGAAGTCGTCTCCGGCTCCACACGGATGAAAGCGGGCACTGCGCAAAAGCTCGTCCTGAACATGCTGTCCACCGGCGCGATGACGCGGCTGGGCTACGTCTACGGCAACCTGATGGTGAACGTGCGCCTGAAGAACCGGAAGCTGGTGGAGCGCGGCATCGGCATCCTGGAGCGGGCGCTGGGGGTGGACCGCGCCGTCGCCGAGCGCGCCATCGCGGAGTCCGGTCAGAGCGTGCCGGTGGCGCTGGTCATGCTGAAAGCGGGTGTCTCTCGCCGCGAAGCCGAGAAGCGGCTGAAGGCGGCGAAGGGGAATGTTCGGCAAGCGATGGGCTAA